From Aspergillus fumigatus Af293 chromosome 3, whole genome shotgun sequence, a single genomic window includes:
- a CDS encoding Zn(II)2Cys6 transcription factor, with product MTPSPRAVPEGSPSLDRVDRHNSTAAVHKRQFQKQRTQRATYACERCRLKKLRCTGGHPCGACRRAGIECDFGDRGLDWQQSLSLTNQRLLQLEKTVMELVSSLGHLTHPPQEALPQSAFPQARQIVNSPSAQITRTAGPPDSFPARTNVAEPTQSHGASATPERIRTLSAHPVHSEGLDSRWAALKNNSAPFPPLMAHPTVWSGEPAKTVPAGDPNAQLALGMTHYEAEVDLQSEPVSRGIVDKQEARALFSLFFQKCHPLFPLLEPGKDLDRHFDHIRSSAPFLFTAVLAVAGRYYTAYRDKLSSRSSLPPIAGSALAALADLAGAHLGFVLLRKQHQLSDVQATLLLSVWIPRGGGQSADQWMLTGLCTRLAYRIGVPDSFGCPAIIRLLSSSDLDPNDIGEANSVLPQWHTWLLINQYDTWLSLGFGRPHPMPVVQPSPRQYLTAVRKLGPSAQVDSEAATYVTSLAELSAVAADLVSGLRTARLPPTPRQNIRQPAATAWSKISSLLSDLNPRLDAWQRQWTWAGSYDAVMLGRYTDLVKIYGEHTRLCLNSLSLNLLTANATANSENHITISCLEKACDAAVALVQYYVKSSDSEPIVRYGADYLVLILGQAAMFLVRVLVARLEHPLPVDRRVLTHHLRTAIELLESNDMSTTGICGWVAQLGRELARYAGLALDSGEGDPTDANLTGLDPSLPEIQWDFDICALLGQDIPAGETGLDLGHYFDFAQSFFPPPTDPGTL from the exons ATGACGCCAAGTCCACGTGCAGTCCCTGAAGGTTCACCCTCTCTTGACCGTGTAGATCGCCACAACTCGACGGCAGCTGTCCACAAAAGGCAGTTTCAGAAACAGCGAACGCAGCGCGCCACATACGCCTGTGAGCGATGTCGACTCAAAAAGCTTCGATGTACGGGGGGCCACCCTTGCGGTGCCTGTCGCCGAGCTGGGATCGAGTGCGACTTTGGCGATCGGGGATTAGATTGGCAGCAGAGTCTCTCCCTTACAAACCAGCGACTCTTGCAACTCGAGAAGACTGTCATGGAGTTGGTGTCCAGCCTGGGCCATCTGACCCATCCACCACAGGAAGCACTCCCGCAATCAGCTTTCCCACAGGCAAGGCAGATCGTCAACAGCCCTTCTGCCCAGATCACACGAACTGCGGGGCCTCCAGATTCGTTCCCTGCCCGGACCAACGTCGCGGAGCCCACTCAAAGTCATGGGGCAAGTGCAACTCCAGAACGTATACGCACCTTGTCGGCGCACCCTGTACACTCAGAGGGACTCGATTCACGCTGGGCCGCCCTGAAGAACAACTCAGCGCCGTTCCCCCCATTAATGGCCCACCCAACTGTGTGGTCAGGGGAGCCAGCAAAGACCGTTCCCGCCGGAGACCCGAATGCTCAACTCGCTCTCGGAATGACACACTACGAAGCCGAGGTTGACTTACAGAGTGAACCAGTTTCCCGGGGGATTGTCGATAAGCAGGAGGCAAGAgcgctcttctcctt GTTCTTCCAGAAATGTCACCCATTATTTCCGCTCCTTGAGCCAGGCAAGGACCTGGACAGGCATTTCGATCATATCCGATCATCAGCGCCGTTCCTCTTCACTGCAGTCTTGGCAGTTGCGGGTCGTTACTATACCGCTTATCGGGACAAGCTATCCAGCAGGTCAAGTCTGCCACCCATTGCCGGTAGCGCCCTCGCAGCCCTCGCAGACCTCGCCGGTGCGCACCTTGGGTTTGTCCTCTTGCGTAAACAACACCAGCTGTCTGACGTGCAGGCTACCCTACTACTTTCTGTGTGGATTCCGCGAGGCGGAGGTCAATCTGCGGACCAGTGGATGTTAACAGGGCTGTGTACCCGCCTGGCGTACCGTATCGGGGTGCCCGATTCGTTTGGCTGCCCAGCAATTATCCGTCTCTTGAGTTCATCTGACCTCGACCCTAACGATATCGGCGAGGCGAACAGTGTCTTGCCCCAGTGGCACACCTGGTTGCTCATTAACCA GTATGACACGTGGCTCAGCCTTGGATTTGGTCGTCCCCACCCAATGCCAGTTGTCCAACCCTCGCCCCGACAGTATCTTACTGCTGTACGCAAGCTGGGACCCTCAGCCCAGGTCGATTCGGAAGCCGCGACATACGTCACTAGCCTGGCCGAACTGTCCGCC GTCGCAGCGGATCTGGTTTCCGGTCTGCGCACAGCCCGCTTACCCCCAACACCACGCCAAAATATCCGCCAGCCCGCTGCCACAGCATGGTCTAAAATCTCATCTCTTCTATCTGACCTAAACCCGCGCTTGGACGCATGGCAACGTCAATGGACCTGGGCCG GCTCCTATGATGCCGTCATGCTTGGCAGGTACACCGACCTGGTCAAGATTTACGGTGAACATACGCGCTTATGCTTGAACTCTCTTTCGCTTAACCTCCTGACCGCTAATGCTACTGCGAACTCGGAGAACCATATAACGATCTCCTGTTTGGAAAAGGCTTGTGATGCCGCTGTAGCCCTTGTGCAGTACTACGTCAAGTCTTCCGATTCGGAGCCAATCGTTCGATATGGTGCAGAT TATCTGGTTCTGATACTCGGCCAAGCTGCAATGTTCCTCGTCCGAGTACTTGTCGCTCGACTCGAGCATCCCTTGCCAGTAGACCGACGTGTCTTGACGCATCATCTCAGGACTGCCATTGAGCTCTTGGAGTCCAATGACATGTCCACAACCGGTATTTGTGGCTGGGTGGCCCAGCTGGGTCGCGAGCTGGCTCGCTACGCCGGCCTTGCGCTTGACTCTGGTGAAGGTGATCCGACAGATGCCAA CTTGACCGGACTAGACCCTAGCCTGCCGGAAATCCAATGGGACTTTGATATCTGCGCCTTACTGGGCCAGGACATCCCGGCCGGAGAGACAGGTCTCGACCTCGGCCATTACTTCGATTTCGCCCAATCTTTCTTCCCTCCACCCACTGATCCGGGAACTCTATGA
- a CDS encoding putative MFS sugar transporter, whose translation MLLDDAGLLNGLQAVTSWNEFFDHPKGTILGLYAASLYLPSIVTAYLGDFLSQRFGRRITLALGSFIVLAGGFINAFASSAGMWVAGRAIIGGGGGLAKVAAPALIQEIAHPRLRPMLASCYYPFFYFGALLSALLCFAALYIPGDWSWRTPSIVQVVGPLFVLATLKSCPESPRWLVSKDRTAEASAILSKYHANGVVDDPLVRWELAEIQMVLEKERVGLHASYRDFFMTAGNRRRLIVLLSLCVGTNWVGNGTVSYYLTPVLNSIGITSPVQITLLTSGLAIWNLILSFGAALNVERFGRRPLFLVSIIGMLVSYVLIMGLFAGFATTGSHAMSVAVVPSIFLYYGFYDIAWTPLPVPYTAEILPFRLRTKGLALFTSVGTMANSFNQFVNPIALHAIQWKYYAVYIAILLFYLVFAYFMYPETRHHTIEEVSMIFDKRNDEIANLNELALREVEKRAADGYAHRGKDEVSEWKGSCSHREDV comes from the exons ATGCTGCTAGATGATGCTGGCCTCCTCAACGGGTTACAGGCTGTGACCTCGTGGAACGAGTTCTTTGACCACCCGAAAGGCACAATCTTGGGACTCTACGCTGCCTCTTTGTACCTCCCATCGATTGTGACGGCTTACCTGGGTGATTTCCTATCTCAGCGCTTCGGGCGCCGAATCACCCTGGCTCTGGGATCTTTCATTGTCCTTGCCGGTGGTTTCATCAACGCCTTTGCTAGTAGTGCTGGGATGTGGGTTGCTG GTCGCGCCATCATCGGCGGAGGTGGCGGTCTCGCCAAGGTGGCCGCCCCAGCGCTCATTCAGGAGATCGCCCACCCTCGGTTACGACCGATGTTGGCTTCCTGCTATTATCCTTTCTTCTACTTTGGCGCTCTGCTATCAGCGTTGCTTTGTT TCGCGGCTCTCTACATCCCAGGCGACTGGTCATGGCGGACACCGTCGATCGTCCAAGTTGTGGGACCTTTATTTGTCCTTGCTACATTGAAAAGCTGCCCGGAATCACCAAGA TGGCTCGTGTCCAAGGATCGAACAGCGGAAGCCTCGGCGATATTGAGCAAGTACCACGCCAACGGTGTTGTCGACGACCCTCTTGTCCGATGGGAATTGGCCGAGATCCAAATGGTACTGGAGAAAGAACGAGTGGGGCTCCATGCATCCTATCGAGACTTCTTCATGACAGCAGGGAATCGACGGCGTCTTATTGTACTCTTGTCTCTTTGTGTCGGCACCAACTGGGTCGGCAATGGCACTGTCTCCTA CTATCTGACCCCGGTACTCAACTCGATCGGGATAACGTCTCCAGTCCAGATCACGCTTCTCACATCCGGGCTCG CCATCTGGAACCTCATCCTGTCATTCGGCGCCGCGTTGAATGTTGAACGTTTCGGTCGCCGTCCACTGTTCCTCGTCTCAATCATCGGTATGCTCGTTTCTTACGTCCTCATCATGGGCCTCTTCGCTGGTTTCGCTACCACAGGGAGTCACGCTATGAGCGTGGCCGTAGTTCCGTCCATTTTCCT ATACTATGGCTTTTACGACATCGCCTGGACACCGCTACCGGTTCCATACACAGCCGAGATCCTGCCTTTCAGACTGCGCACCAAGGGCCTTGCCTTGTTCACGTCAGTCGGAACCATGGCGAACTCGTTCAATCAATTTGTGAATCCCATTGCGCTGCACGCCATCCAATGGAAATA TTACGCTGTGTATATTGCCATTCTGTTGTTCTACTTGGTCTTCGCGTATTTCATGTATCCGGAGACCAGGCACCATACCATCGAAGAAGTCTCCATGATATTTGACAAGCGCAATGATGAGATAGCGAACCTGAATGAGCTCGCACTGCGCGAAGTGGAGAAGCGCGCTGCCGATGGGTATGCGCACCGTGGGAAAGACGAGGTTTCTGAATGGAAGGGAAGCTGCTCTCATAGAGAGGACGTCTAG